In the Euphorbia lathyris chromosome 5, ddEupLath1.1, whole genome shotgun sequence genome, one interval contains:
- the LOC136231148 gene encoding cytosolic sulfotransferase 15-like yields MDRQNKLEQDQTKFSSSLIVVEDVDKKIKEMLPFLPKTLEGTISELVFYNGFWCPIYYLPGVMFIQRCFQAHDKDILVISNPKSGTTWLKALTFSIVNRTHYTRFNTPLLTSNPHDLVPFIDHNLTPPNPLTTTIASRLLSSHFPFSALPESIKESKCRIVYICRNPFDSAVSLWHHCREMGLYKDGEMHIEDFFDVYFEGRGWYGPYWDHVLGYWKESLENPNKVLFLKYEDMKEDIVSCLKRIAEFIGYPFTEEEERDGAIQEITEISSLSNLKNLEVNKTGLYLSTFPNKNYFRKGEVGKWVDHISPSKKKILENVMHEKLDGSGLSLKLSL; encoded by the coding sequence ATGGACAGACAAAACAAACTGGAGCAAGACCAGACCAAATTTTCCTCTTCTTTAATAGTAGTTGAAGatgttgataaaaaaattaaagagatgcTTCCTTTTCTTCCCAAAACATTGGAAGGGACAATTAGTGAGTTGGTTTTTTATAATGGATTTTGGTGTCCAATATACTATCTTCCTGGTGTGATGTTCATCCAAAGATGCTTCCAAGCTCATGACAAAGACATTTTAGTTATCTCCAATCCAAAATCCGGAACTACTTGGCTTAAAGCTTTGACCTTTTCGATTGTTAATCGAACCCATTATACCCGTTTTAACACTCCGTTGCTTACTTCAAACCCTCACGATCTTGTTCCGTTCATTGATCACAATCTAACTCCTCCAAACCCTCTTACCACTACTATTGCATCTCGGTTATTAAGCTCGCACTTTCCTTTTTCAGCTTTGCCCGAATCTATTAAGGAATCGAAGTGTCGAATTGTTTACATTTGCCGCAACCCTTTTGATTCTGCAGTCTCTCTTTGGCACCATTGTCGTGAAATGGGGTTATACAAAGATGGTGAAATGCATATCGAGGATTTTTTTGATGTGTATTTTGAGGGAAGGGGTTGGTATGGACCCTACTGGGATCATGTGTTGGGGTACTGGAAAGAAAGTTTAGAGAATCCGAATAAGGTGTTGTTTTTAAAGTACGAAGATATGAAGGAAGATATTGTTTCTTGTTTGAAGAGAATAGCTGAGTTTATTGGTTATCCTTTTACTGAGGAGGAAGAGAGAGATGGAGCCATTCAAGAAATTACGGAAATCTCTAGTTTAAGCAACTTGAAGAACTTAGAGGTGAACAAAACAGGTTTATACTTATCCACATTCCCAAATAAGAACTATTTTAGGAAAGGTGAGGTGGGGAAATGGGTTGATCATATAAGCCCCTCGAAGAAGAAAATTCTTGAAAACGTGATGCATGAAAAATTGGATGGTTCTGGTTTATCTCTCAAACTCTCACTCTAG
- the LOC136229652 gene encoding serine carboxypeptidase 1-like, with the protein MEKIKLIFLSICYFLLFAAIIIIEAAPENDLITYVPGFNGTLPSKHYGGYVGFDEKNLFYYFIVSERNPSQDPVVLWLNGGPGCSSFDGFVYEHGPFNYEKGPQQDSFPTLHLNPFSWSKVSNIIYLDSPCGVGLSYSNNSSNYQTDDWHTAADTHSFLLEWFELYPEFLKNPFYISGESYAGIYVPTLSFNVVQGIKAGVQPVLNFKGYLIGNGVTDSTFEDELISLVPFAHGMGLISNNIYEDVQANCYGNGTNDNCSNSIDKVYEALDGLNIYDILEPCYHSPNAYKNGERNTTLPPSFQKLGETEKPMKVRKRMFGRAWPLKGQLQPGTLWPELADQYGSVMCFDDEVATAWLNDESVRKAIHAQPVAIAGKWELCSGRISYARFSSGSMLPYHINLTTQGYRALIYSGDHDMCVPYTGTQAWTRSLGYKIVDEWRSWISNDQVAGYLQGYDYNLTFLTIKGAGHTVPEYKPRESLDFYRSWLDNDGQI; encoded by the exons atggaaaaaataaaattgatttttctctcaatttgttattttttgttatttgCAGCAATAATCATAATTGAAGCAGCTCCAGAAAATGATCTCATCACATATGTCCCTGGTTTCAATGGAACTCTCCCTTCTAAACACTATGGAGG GTATGTAGGCTTCGATGAGAAGAACCTATTCTACTATTTCATAGTTTCAGAGAGAAACCCATCGCAAGATCCCGTGGTTTTATGGCTCAATGGTGGTCCTGGCTGCTCCAGTTTTGACGGTTTTGTTTATGAACATg GCCCATTCAATTATGAAAAAGGCCCACAGCAAGATAGCTTCCCAACATTGCATCTCAATCCATTTAGTTGGTCCAAG GTttcaaatataatatatttagatTCTCCTTGTGGGGTTGGcctttcttactcaaataattcAAGTAATTATCAAACTGATGATTGGCATACTGCTGCTGATACTCATTCTTTCCTTCTCGAG TGGTTTGAATTATACCCAGAGTTTCTGAAAAATCCATTTTACATTTCTGGAGAATCTTATGCTGGAATTTATGTCCCAACTCTTTCTTTCAATGTAGTACAAG GAATAAAGGCTGGTGTACAACCTGTTCTCAATTTCaag GGTTACTTGATAGGAAATGGAGTTACTGATTCTACTTTTGAAGATGAGCTAATCTCCCTTGTTCCTTTTGCACATGGAATGGGACTTATCTCAAATAATATTTATGAg GATGTTCAAGCTAATTGCTATGGAAATGGCACAAATGATAATTGCTCCAATAGCATCGACAAAGTTTACGAG GCTTTGGATGGACTAAACATTTATGACATATTGGAACCGTGTTACCATAGCCCAAATGCATACAAAAACGGAGAAAGAAACACAACCTTGCCTCCGAGTTTTCAGAAATTAGGGGAAACTGAAAAGCCGATGAAAGTTCGAAAGAGAATGTTCGGACGTGCTTGGCCCCTTAAAGGTCAACTTCAACCCGGTACTTTGTGGCCTGAACTCGCCGACCAATATGGCAGTGTTATGTGCTTT gaTGATGAAGTTGCTACTGCGTGGCTAAATGATGAATCTGTAAGGAAAGCAATTCATGCTCAGCCA gtagCAATAGCAGGAAAATGGGAATTATGCTCAGGTAGAATTAGCTATGCAAGATTCAGCTCTGGAAGTATGCTTCCTTACCACATCAACTTAACTACTCAAGGCTATAGAGCACTTATTTACag TGGAGACCATGATATGTGTGTGCCATATACTGGGACTCAAGCATGGACTAGATCACTTGGCTATAAGATAGTTGATGAATGGAGGTCTTGGATTTCTAATGATCAAGTTGCTGG